In Methanobacterium sp., one genomic interval encodes:
- a CDS encoding UGSC family (seleno)protein: MRLVEREVLDPLGEVQADKLKVNPLPEDFEKVTIFDNTKPGAGAILDILAESLGNRTFIKVKKPAGAPATPEQIDKASSGEIAILALGDCGSCTSWVILDAICLEKRGIPTISICSDHFASFAHKLARSHGMDELRILEIKHPVAGLSTDEVKEKTIKLIPSFLYLLQIP; encoded by the coding sequence GTGCGGCTGGTTGAACGAGAGGTCCTGGATCCACTGGGAGAGGTTCAAGCAGATAAATTAAAGGTTAACCCCCTACCAGAGGACTTTGAAAAAGTCACCATATTTGACAACACCAAGCCCGGTGCTGGAGCGATATTGGATATTTTAGCAGAATCTCTGGGGAACAGGACATTCATAAAGGTTAAAAAACCTGCTGGCGCCCCTGCTACACCAGAACAGATTGATAAAGCTTCTTCTGGAGAAATTGCCATCCTTGCTTTGGGGGACTGTGGTTCCTGCACCAGCTGGGTTATACTGGATGCCATTTGCCTGGAAAAAAGGGGAATACCCACCATTTCCATTTGCTCAGACCATTTCGCATCTTTTGCCCATAAACTGGCCAGATCCCATGGAATGGATGAATTACGAATTTTAGAAATTAAACACCCCGTAGCCGGGCTTTCAACTGATGAAGTGAAGGAAAAAACCATAAAACTTATTCCATCATTCCTTTATTTACTGCAAATACCTTAA
- the moaA gene encoding GTP 3',8-cyclase MoaA, whose product MTVTDTYQRPIISLRISITNRCNVNCFYCHHDGILPQKYEMTPEEIHRIAQVARDIGVQKIRLSGGEPLIRDDIVKIVSKISSIGFKDVSITTNGTFLDKYADSLVEAGLNRVNVSLDTLKPKTYRFITKKDYLQQAKQGIISAAESGLYPVKVNMVVMKGLNHNEIWDMFDFCQENGAVLQLIELLKTDNCPDNGFIDDYHYKMDDLEEKLANMADKVKTRRFMQDRKKYFVDGGEIEVVKPMDNTQFCKNCTRIRITPEGRLKPCLLRNDNLVDFIEPMRQGKSNEELKMLFLKAIENREPFYDKC is encoded by the coding sequence ATGACAGTAACTGATACCTACCAGCGTCCCATAATATCCTTACGGATATCAATAACAAATCGCTGCAATGTAAACTGTTTTTACTGCCATCACGATGGCATACTACCTCAAAAATACGAAATGACACCGGAAGAGATACATCGCATCGCTCAGGTTGCCCGTGACATTGGAGTGCAGAAAATCAGACTTTCAGGTGGAGAACCACTGATTCGCGACGATATAGTAAAAATTGTGTCCAAAATATCATCAATAGGATTTAAAGACGTTTCCATAACCACCAACGGAACTTTTTTAGATAAATACGCCGATAGTTTAGTGGAAGCTGGACTCAACCGGGTTAATGTTAGCCTTGACACCCTCAAACCCAAAACCTATCGATTCATAACCAAAAAAGACTACCTACAACAGGCCAAACAGGGCATAATCAGTGCTGCTGAATCAGGTCTTTATCCAGTTAAAGTGAACATGGTGGTGATGAAAGGACTCAACCATAATGAAATCTGGGACATGTTTGACTTTTGTCAGGAAAACGGAGCAGTACTACAACTTATTGAACTTTTGAAAACTGATAATTGTCCGGATAACGGTTTTATTGATGATTACCATTATAAAATGGATGATTTAGAAGAAAAATTGGCAAATATGGCAGATAAAGTTAAAACCAGGCGTTTCATGCAGGACCGGAAGAAATACTTTGTGGATGGAGGGGAGATTGAGGTTGTTAAACCCATGGACAACACCCAATTCTGCAAAAACTGCACCAGGATACGCATAACCCCCGAAGGTAGGTTAAAACCATGTTTACTCAGGAATGATAATTTGGTTGATTTTATAGAACCCATGCGACAGGGTAAATCCAATGAAGAACTCAAAATGTTATTCTTAAAAGCCATAGAAAATAGAGAACCATTTTATGATAAATGCTAA
- the thiC gene encoding phosphomethylpyrimidine synthase has product MTQMDDARKGIITEEMKSVAENENVDVEFIRKSVAKGTIAIPSNKGREVKAVGIGAGLRTKVNATIGTSTDICDFDMEEEKAKIAMANNADTLMELSVGGDLDEIRRRILKVSDIPVGSVPVYQAAFETIRKKGAAIYMDEDVMFKAIEKQAKDGIDFMAIHCSVNMETLKRLKRQGREGGLVSRGGALVSAWMVENEVENPLYKNFDYILEIAKEHDFVMSMANAMRAGAIADSTDRAGVQELIILGELIDRAREAGVQTIVEGPGHIPLNEIKANVVIQKKLCREAPFYMLGPIVTDIAPAYDHIVSSIGASQSAAAGADFICYVTPAEHLALPGPEDVKMGVIASRIGAYVGDMAKGIHNGEKDLEMANARKKLNWEAQYNAAICPSDARAIRDARPPEDPDTCTMCGSYCAIKIVNEWLDEAPTEVFE; this is encoded by the coding sequence ATGACACAAATGGATGACGCAAGAAAAGGGATAATAACCGAAGAAATGAAATCCGTCGCAGAAAATGAAAATGTCGACGTTGAATTCATCAGAAAATCTGTAGCCAAAGGTACCATTGCCATTCCCAGTAACAAAGGAAGGGAAGTAAAAGCAGTTGGTATTGGAGCGGGACTACGAACCAAAGTCAACGCCACCATTGGGACTTCCACTGACATCTGTGACTTTGACATGGAAGAAGAAAAGGCCAAAATTGCCATGGCCAATAACGCTGATACTCTAATGGAACTTTCTGTGGGCGGAGACCTGGATGAAATCAGGAGAAGAATACTGAAAGTATCCGACATACCAGTGGGAAGTGTGCCTGTATACCAGGCAGCATTTGAAACCATCCGCAAAAAGGGTGCCGCCATTTACATGGATGAAGATGTCATGTTCAAGGCCATAGAAAAACAGGCCAAAGATGGTATCGATTTCATGGCCATTCACTGCAGTGTGAACATGGAAACACTCAAGCGTCTTAAACGTCAGGGCAGAGAAGGTGGACTGGTGAGTCGTGGTGGAGCTTTAGTATCTGCCTGGATGGTGGAAAACGAAGTTGAAAACCCACTCTACAAGAACTTTGATTACATCCTGGAAATCGCCAAGGAACATGACTTTGTAATGTCCATGGCCAACGCCATGAGAGCTGGAGCCATTGCCGACTCCACTGACCGTGCAGGAGTACAGGAACTCATCATCCTGGGCGAATTAATAGACCGGGCTCGGGAAGCAGGTGTACAGACCATTGTTGAAGGACCGGGCCATATACCCTTAAACGAAATTAAAGCTAACGTGGTTATCCAGAAAAAACTGTGCCGCGAAGCCCCATTCTACATGCTAGGACCAATTGTAACTGACATAGCACCAGCATACGATCATATAGTTTCATCCATTGGTGCATCCCAATCTGCAGCTGCTGGAGCCGATTTCATCTGTTACGTCACCCCTGCCGAGCACCTGGCACTCCCTGGACCTGAAGACGTTAAAATGGGAGTTATAGCCAGCCGTATCGGTGCCTACGTTGGTGACATGGCCAAGGGAATACACAACGGTGAAAAGGACTTAGAAATGGCTAACGCCCGGAAAAAACTTAACTGGGAAGCCCAGTACAATGCCGCCATCTGTCCTTCCGATGCTAGGGCAATAAGGGATGCTAGGCCACCAGAAGACCCTGACACTTGTACTATGTGCGGAAGTTACTGTGCTATCAAAATCGTGAATGAATGGCTGGATGAAGCCCCAACTGAAGTATTCGAATAA
- a CDS encoding carbohydrate kinase family protein — MREKRDLLAIGHTAFDYIIQVNEFPLPNSATTINNMRTFHGGAAANVAVVASSLGLESSLVSAVGGDFSGSEYQNHLENLKIGIEDMIIVDEDKTPTAFVLTDKNDDQIFYFYWGAATKFKEAPVPINAIGNVQAVHLATGDPTFNCKCGEFARENGKTISFDPGQDLHMYSSHDLLNVLKICDILFGNHHEIGRILKSINMSIDQLRDYGPSIVVETRGRNGSVIYSDEKIMIDAVERDPTDPTGAGDSYRAGFLKSYLEGKSLEYCGKLASAVSSFIVEAEGCQTNVPTLEMAKKRMDNSLK; from the coding sequence TTGAGGGAAAAAAGAGATTTGCTGGCCATTGGGCATACTGCATTTGATTATATAATTCAGGTTAATGAATTCCCCCTACCGAACTCTGCCACTACCATTAATAATATGCGCACTTTTCATGGGGGTGCTGCTGCCAATGTTGCTGTGGTTGCATCCTCACTGGGTCTCGAATCTTCCCTGGTATCCGCAGTGGGAGGAGACTTTTCAGGATCTGAATATCAAAACCATTTAGAAAATCTTAAAATCGGCATTGAAGACATGATAATTGTTGATGAAGATAAAACACCCACTGCATTCGTGTTAACTGATAAAAATGATGATCAGATATTTTACTTTTACTGGGGAGCTGCCACCAAATTTAAAGAAGCACCTGTCCCCATTAATGCCATTGGTAATGTTCAGGCGGTGCACCTAGCAACAGGAGATCCCACCTTCAACTGTAAATGTGGTGAATTCGCCCGTGAAAATGGTAAAACCATATCATTCGATCCAGGGCAGGACCTGCACATGTACTCATCCCATGATCTTTTGAATGTTCTAAAAATATGTGATATTCTCTTTGGAAATCATCATGAAATTGGACGCATCCTGAAAAGCATCAACATGAGCATTGACCAGTTGAGGGACTATGGACCATCAATTGTGGTGGAAACCAGAGGTAGAAATGGAAGTGTTATTTACTCTGATGAGAAGATTATGATAGATGCTGTTGAGCGTGACCCCACTGACCCCACTGGTGCTGGTGATTCTTACCGGGCAGGGTTTCTGAAATCATACCTGGAAGGTAAATCCCTGGAATATTGTGGTAAACTAGCTTCCGCTGTATCTTCATTCATTGTGGAAGCAGAAGGCTGCCAGACAAATGTTCCCACCCTTGAAATGGCCAAAAAAAGAATGGATAACTCTTTAAAATGA
- the lysS gene encoding lysine--tRNA ligase: MKHWTERIASDLTNWDVEKHVVASGTSISGSIHIGNSCDVFIANAVGKSLQKLGQDSKTIWIADDHDPLRKVPYPLPESYEKYLGIPYSQIPCPEGCCENFVEHFQKPFLETLPIFGIELETYSGFKMYQDGVYNDYIKKSLERAPRIREIFNQYREHPLASDWLPYNPICTECGRVNTTTAYDYQGDTVYYRCQCGQEGEMNIKSGEGKLTWRVEWAARWKIFGVTCEPFGKDHAASGGSYDVSKVISKEIFNYRAPYPVPYEWITLKGDAMSKSKGVFFTPGQWLEIGSPETLNYFLFRSKPLKHKDFDPGMSFLDFIDQYDRVERIYYDTEEAASEKEMEKLKKIYEVSQINTAESMPFQTSYRFLTVARQITDEPENIFAILKRNSQLSTDMEGKEYGDLDQDTHSRLESRLKNVENWLINYAPEFVKFNVQETSPDVQLNEEQNAFLLQVADLLEENNYNSQELHDQMYLILKELGLKPQTAFQAIYKVIIGKKQGPRAASFVLSLDKDFVIKRFRKEA; encoded by the coding sequence TTGAAACACTGGACTGAACGAATTGCATCTGATTTGACTAACTGGGACGTTGAAAAACACGTTGTAGCCAGTGGAACATCCATATCTGGCTCCATACATATTGGAAATTCCTGTGACGTTTTCATAGCCAATGCAGTGGGTAAGTCTCTGCAAAAACTGGGCCAGGACTCTAAGACCATCTGGATTGCCGATGACCACGACCCCCTGAGAAAAGTGCCATACCCTCTCCCAGAATCCTACGAGAAGTACTTGGGAATTCCTTACTCCCAGATCCCTTGTCCGGAGGGTTGCTGCGAAAACTTCGTGGAACACTTCCAGAAACCATTCCTGGAAACTCTACCCATCTTCGGAATAGAACTGGAAACTTATTCCGGGTTTAAAATGTACCAGGACGGAGTTTACAACGATTATATTAAAAAATCACTGGAAAGAGCGCCCCGAATCAGGGAAATATTCAACCAGTACCGGGAACATCCCCTGGCTAGTGACTGGTTACCTTACAATCCCATCTGCACTGAGTGTGGCCGGGTGAACACCACCACTGCCTATGATTATCAGGGGGACACCGTTTACTACCGGTGTCAGTGTGGTCAGGAGGGTGAAATGAACATCAAATCAGGTGAGGGGAAACTTACCTGGCGTGTGGAATGGGCTGCCCGGTGGAAAATCTTCGGTGTCACTTGTGAACCATTTGGAAAGGATCATGCAGCCAGTGGAGGGTCATATGACGTGAGTAAAGTCATATCCAAAGAGATATTCAACTATAGAGCACCTTATCCTGTTCCTTATGAGTGGATCACCCTTAAAGGCGATGCCATGAGTAAATCCAAGGGAGTTTTCTTCACTCCCGGACAATGGCTGGAAATAGGATCCCCTGAAACCCTGAATTACTTCTTATTCCGCAGTAAACCATTGAAACATAAGGACTTCGATCCAGGAATGTCCTTTTTAGACTTCATTGACCAGTATGATCGGGTGGAGAGGATCTACTACGATACTGAGGAAGCCGCATCTGAGAAAGAAATGGAAAAACTTAAGAAAATCTATGAGGTGTCCCAGATCAACACTGCCGAATCCATGCCATTCCAGACATCCTATCGTTTCCTCACTGTAGCCCGCCAGATAACTGATGAGCCCGAAAATATCTTCGCAATACTCAAACGGAATTCACAGCTAAGTACAGATATGGAAGGTAAAGAATATGGTGATTTAGATCAGGATACTCATTCACGACTGGAATCCCGTTTGAAAAATGTGGAAAATTGGCTTATTAACTATGCACCAGAATTCGTTAAATTCAATGTCCAGGAAACATCACCTGATGTGCAGTTAAACGAAGAGCAGAATGCATTCTTGCTTCAGGTGGCAGATCTGCTGGAGGAAAATAATTACAACTCCCAGGAACTCCACGACCAGATGTACCTCATACTAAAGGAACTGGGATTGAAACCGCAGACGGCATTCCAGGCCATCTACAAGGTTATTATTGGTAAAAAACAGGGCCCTAGAGCTGCTTCTTTCGTGTTATCCCTTGATAAAGACTTTGTTATCAAAAGGTTCCGTAAGGAGGCCTAA
- the fdhD gene encoding formate dehydrogenase accessory sulfurtransferase FdhD yields the protein MNKMFQKTNIIKVKEEAHHTEDLVAIDTKVELVVNGELLGKFYLSPENLEDFTIGYLLDERYIHSMDDLDEITVKPNTINVRLNEQTRLKTDDLSCYDGWVHQDQTIPHVSSDLKVGKDKIIDSYQLLIEKAEVWSKTGGTHVAALVGDGHFIVREDVSRHVAVDKVIGAGLKNGIDFSNSFIVCSGRIPPDRVVKLANVGISIMVTKAAPTVEGLRIGEEAGITLIGFLRDGRFNIYTHPHRIIL from the coding sequence ATGAACAAAATGTTCCAGAAAACCAATATAATTAAGGTAAAAGAGGAAGCCCATCATACTGAAGACCTGGTAGCCATTGATACCAAGGTGGAACTGGTGGTTAACGGAGAACTACTGGGTAAATTTTATTTAAGTCCAGAGAACCTGGAAGACTTTACCATCGGTTATCTGCTGGATGAAAGGTACATACATTCTATGGATGATTTGGATGAAATCACAGTGAAACCCAATACAATAAACGTTCGTTTAAATGAACAGACACGTTTGAAAACTGATGATCTTTCCTGCTACGATGGATGGGTGCATCAAGACCAGACCATACCCCATGTTAGCTCTGATTTGAAGGTTGGAAAGGATAAAATTATTGATTCTTACCAGTTACTTATTGAAAAAGCAGAAGTCTGGTCCAAAACAGGGGGCACACATGTGGCTGCACTTGTAGGTGATGGTCATTTCATTGTCCGGGAGGATGTCAGTCGTCATGTGGCCGTGGATAAAGTTATCGGAGCTGGGTTAAAAAATGGAATTGATTTTTCAAATAGTTTCATTGTTTGCAGTGGCAGGATCCCCCCTGACAGGGTGGTTAAGCTGGCCAATGTGGGCATATCTATTATGGTTACCAAAGCTGCCCCCACAGTGGAAGGTTTACGAATAGGTGAAGAAGCAGGCATTACCCTGATCGGTTTTTTAAGAGATGGTAGATTCAATATTTACACCCACCCCCATCGTATAATACTCTAA
- a CDS encoding LysR family transcriptional regulator, translating into MKFHPSLNLRIKGETFNYRLFEALTEITNTWSQREAAKRLKISHAVLNRRIRDAEEKLGFKLVETTGAGSGLSPQGMMILEKYQRYLRRLAEPDVPVIGGGPIATGLMDVLARQYGLEVTIYTTDDLNALKMAEMDLVDILVLDDPVHALMHDLDFIPIARDDLVLVSGSDEYLENVDQLHGRKFVEVIHSAQRLAWNTLDQLRVDYEITELCSSPQNALKLIKTREGLLTFQSRSFMSPLPDSFTVSDIMADDTSHIISMVLLNNELEDFSNFIQGRGQRLVQEWGFGRID; encoded by the coding sequence ATGAAGTTTCATCCCAGTTTAAACCTACGTATAAAGGGTGAAACATTTAACTACCGACTTTTTGAGGCTTTAACTGAGATCACCAATACTTGGTCACAACGAGAAGCTGCCAAAAGATTGAAAATATCACATGCAGTTTTAAATCGACGAATTCGTGACGCTGAAGAAAAGCTTGGATTTAAATTAGTGGAAACCACCGGAGCCGGTTCCGGGCTCAGCCCCCAGGGAATGATGATCCTGGAAAAATATCAACGATATTTAAGACGATTAGCAGAACCAGACGTGCCAGTTATAGGTGGAGGTCCCATTGCCACTGGTTTGATGGATGTTTTAGCACGTCAATACGGCCTGGAAGTGACAATTTACACTACCGATGATTTAAACGCCCTTAAAATGGCAGAGATGGATCTGGTGGATATTCTGGTTTTAGACGATCCAGTACATGCTCTTATGCATGATCTGGACTTCATACCCATAGCCAGAGATGATCTGGTATTGGTATCTGGATCTGATGAATACTTGGAGAATGTTGACCAACTCCATGGTAGAAAGTTCGTGGAAGTTATTCATTCAGCCCAGCGACTGGCATGGAACACCTTAGATCAGTTACGTGTTGATTACGAAATCACTGAACTGTGCAGTTCACCCCAAAATGCCCTTAAACTGATTAAAACCCGAGAAGGTCTTCTGACCTTTCAGAGCAGAAGTTTCATGTCACCTCTGCCTGATTCTTTTACCGTGTCTGACATCATGGCTGATGATACCAGCCATATAATCAGCATGGTCCTCCTCAATAATGAACTGGAAGATTTTTCCAATTTTATCCAGGGAAGGGGCCAGAGATTGGTCCAGGAGTGGGGTTTTGGGAGAATTGACTAA
- a CDS encoding TOBE domain-containing protein, with protein sequence MTKSKDEPEYRLEIGEKLILLDKKKFNLLKFIDECGSITKASQKSDIPYRSALKYIENLEHDLNDLLVLTKRGGKGGGGGSELTTKGRLLLREYRKVESVIKMHTDVNEIESKIAEIDEEKKIINIYFGDKRVILPLRGDFNVGEKVLVLISPEDIFLTLEPQKSSVRNVFKGTITRMELKNQVVRLNIDLGNVNLFADITQYARDELKLDLGKEVFVGFKAAAIAVVKL encoded by the coding sequence ATGACTAAATCTAAAGATGAACCAGAATATAGGTTAGAAATTGGTGAAAAACTCATACTACTAGATAAGAAAAAGTTCAATCTTTTAAAATTCATTGATGAGTGCGGATCCATTACCAAAGCTTCCCAGAAATCAGACATACCCTATAGAAGTGCCCTTAAATACATTGAAAACCTTGAACATGACTTGAATGATCTATTAGTTTTAACTAAAAGGGGAGGTAAAGGTGGAGGAGGGGGAAGTGAGCTAACCACTAAAGGAAGACTCCTTTTAAGAGAATACAGAAAGGTAGAAAGTGTAATAAAAATGCACACTGATGTAAATGAAATAGAATCTAAAATTGCGGAAATAGATGAAGAAAAAAAAATTATTAACATCTATTTTGGCGATAAAAGAGTTATTTTACCCCTTAGAGGCGATTTTAACGTTGGAGAAAAAGTTTTAGTTTTAATTAGCCCTGAAGATATTTTCCTGACACTTGAACCACAAAAATCCAGTGTGAGAAACGTTTTCAAAGGAACTATAACCCGAATGGAACTTAAAAATCAGGTTGTGCGATTAAATATAGACCTTGGCAATGTAAATCTATTTGCAGACATCACCCAGTATGCAAGGGATGAATTAAAATTAGATCTTGGAAAAGAAGTTTTTGTAGGATTTAAAGCCGCTGCAATTGCAGTAGTTAAATTATAG
- the hxlB gene encoding 6-phospho-3-hexuloisomerase: MILNDAIEEIVDNVHSVSAELDPENIEDMTRLLKTSKNVFVMGLGRSGLVARAFAMRLMHLGISVYVVGETTTPALTAEDCLLSISGSGETFSIISAANIAHKRGTQIIAVTSYVDSTLGEMADLVVHIKGRTKIDSEKNYITRQMNGKHQSLSPMGTLFEVTSLIFLDSLIAQLMVEMGKTEEDMKARHTVIE, from the coding sequence ATGATTCTCAACGATGCTATAGAAGAAATAGTGGATAATGTGCACTCTGTTTCTGCAGAACTTGACCCTGAAAACATTGAAGACATGACCCGTCTCTTAAAAACATCTAAAAACGTTTTTGTAATGGGACTGGGGCGTTCGGGTCTGGTAGCCCGGGCATTCGCCATGCGTCTCATGCACCTTGGAATCAGTGTATATGTGGTGGGAGAAACCACAACCCCTGCTTTAACAGCTGAAGATTGCCTTTTATCTATTTCAGGTTCAGGTGAAACCTTCAGCATCATCAGTGCAGCGAATATTGCTCATAAAAGGGGAACCCAAATCATCGCTGTAACCTCATATGTGGATTCCACCCTGGGAGAGATGGCCGATCTGGTGGTGCATATAAAAGGACGTACCAAGATTGATTCAGAGAAAAATTATATAACTCGGCAGATGAACGGAAAACACCAGTCTTTATCACCCATGGGAACTCTTTTTGAGGTGACCAGTCTGATATTCCTGGACAGTCTTATTGCCCAGTTAATGGTTGAAATGGGAAAAACAGAAGAGGATATGAAGGCCAGGCACACGGTTATTGAATAA